From Coffea arabica cultivar ET-39 chromosome 2e, Coffea Arabica ET-39 HiFi, whole genome shotgun sequence, the proteins below share one genomic window:
- the LOC140037071 gene encoding uncharacterized protein isoform X2, whose product MEKKRVADDHEVEPAVPVRVDRFGFVKQEQNSAEGLCRSRSASEYEREERRIRKWRKMIGVGGSDWKHYIRRKPHVVKRRIRKGIPDCLRGLVWQLISGSRDLLLMNPGVYEQLVIYETSASELDIIRDISRTFPSHVFFRQRHGPGQRSLYNVLKAYSVFDRDVGYVQGMGFIAGLLLLYMSEEDAFWLLVALLKGAVHAPMEGLYLAGLPLVQQYLYQFDHLVKEHLPKLGEHFSQEMINPSMYASQWFITVFSYSFPFHLAIRIWDVFLYEVKLPFEKLIHALRNFPEDALNPDVLLPLAYSTKVSRGLDVLKQEYEKQNGKQAEANRKQG is encoded by the exons atggaaaagaaaagggtggCAGATGATCATGAAGTTGAGCCAGCCGTGCCTGTAAGAGTTGatagatttggatttgtgaagCAGGAGCAAAACTCTGCTGAAGGTTTATGTAGGAGCAGATCAGCTTCTGAGTATGAAAG GGAGGAAAGAAGGATTAGAAAATGGAGGAAGATGATTGGGGTTGGAGGCAGTGATTGGAAGCATTATATTCGGAGGAAACCTCATGTTGTTAAAAGACGAATTAGAAAAGGAATTCCTGATTGCCTGAGAGGACTTGTTTGGCAGTTGATCTCAGGAAGCCGAGACCTCTTGTTGATGAACCCAGGAGTGTATGAG CAACTAGTCATTTATGAGACATCAGCTTCTGAGCTGGATATTATACGAGATATTTCACGGACGTTTCCTTCACATGTTTTCTTCCGGCAGAGGCATGGACCCGGTCAGAGATCACTTTACAATGTGTTAAAGGCATACTCTGTGTTTGACAGGGATGTTGGATATGTACAG GGAATGGGATTTATAGCAGGTCTCCTGCTTCTTTATATGAGTGAGGAAGATGCATTTTGGTTGCTGGTGGCCTTACTTAAAGGAGCTGTCCATGCTCCCATGGAAGGTTTATACTTG GCTGGACTGCCTCTTGTACAGCAGTATCTTTATCAATTTGATCACTTAGTGAAGGAGCATCTGCCAAAGTTAGGGGAGCATTTTTCTCAGGAAATGATAAACCCTAGCATGTATGCTAGCCAGTGGTTCATCACTGTTTTCTCTTATTCATTCCCATTCCATCTGGCTATTCGTATCTGGGATGTCTTTCTTTATGAG GTAAAATTACCTTTCGAGAAACTCATACATGCTTTACGTAATTTCCCCGAGGATGCCTTGAATCCAGATGTGCTATTACCACTGGCCTATTCAACTAAg GTATCGAGAGGTTTGGATGTACTGAAGCAGGAGTATGAAAAGCAAAATGGGAAGCAAGCTGAAGCGAATAGGAAGCAGGGATAA
- the LOC140037071 gene encoding uncharacterized protein isoform X1, with the protein MEKKRVADDHEVEPAVPVRVDRFGFVKQEQNSAEGLCRSRSASEYEREERRIRKWRKMIGVGGSDWKHYIRRKPHVVKRRIRKGIPDCLRGLVWQLISGSRDLLLMNPGVYEQLVIYETSASELDIIRDISRTFPSHVFFRQRHGPGQRSLYNVLKAYSVFDRDVGYVQGMGFIAGLLLLYMSEEDAFWLLVALLKGAVHAPMEGLYLAGLPLVQQYLYQFDHLVKEHLPKLGEHFSQEMINPSMYASQWFITVFSYSFPFHLAIRIWDVFLYEGVRIVFKVGLALLKYCHDDLVKLPFEKLIHALRNFPEDALNPDVLLPLAYSTKVSRGLDVLKQEYEKQNGKQAEANRKQG; encoded by the exons atggaaaagaaaagggtggCAGATGATCATGAAGTTGAGCCAGCCGTGCCTGTAAGAGTTGatagatttggatttgtgaagCAGGAGCAAAACTCTGCTGAAGGTTTATGTAGGAGCAGATCAGCTTCTGAGTATGAAAG GGAGGAAAGAAGGATTAGAAAATGGAGGAAGATGATTGGGGTTGGAGGCAGTGATTGGAAGCATTATATTCGGAGGAAACCTCATGTTGTTAAAAGACGAATTAGAAAAGGAATTCCTGATTGCCTGAGAGGACTTGTTTGGCAGTTGATCTCAGGAAGCCGAGACCTCTTGTTGATGAACCCAGGAGTGTATGAG CAACTAGTCATTTATGAGACATCAGCTTCTGAGCTGGATATTATACGAGATATTTCACGGACGTTTCCTTCACATGTTTTCTTCCGGCAGAGGCATGGACCCGGTCAGAGATCACTTTACAATGTGTTAAAGGCATACTCTGTGTTTGACAGGGATGTTGGATATGTACAG GGAATGGGATTTATAGCAGGTCTCCTGCTTCTTTATATGAGTGAGGAAGATGCATTTTGGTTGCTGGTGGCCTTACTTAAAGGAGCTGTCCATGCTCCCATGGAAGGTTTATACTTG GCTGGACTGCCTCTTGTACAGCAGTATCTTTATCAATTTGATCACTTAGTGAAGGAGCATCTGCCAAAGTTAGGGGAGCATTTTTCTCAGGAAATGATAAACCCTAGCATGTATGCTAGCCAGTGGTTCATCACTGTTTTCTCTTATTCATTCCCATTCCATCTGGCTATTCGTATCTGGGATGTCTTTCTTTATGAG GGTGTAAGGATTGTTTTCAAAGTAGGTTTGGCTCTCTTGAAATATTGCCATGATGACCTG GTAAAATTACCTTTCGAGAAACTCATACATGCTTTACGTAATTTCCCCGAGGATGCCTTGAATCCAGATGTGCTATTACCACTGGCCTATTCAACTAAg GTATCGAGAGGTTTGGATGTACTGAAGCAGGAGTATGAAAAGCAAAATGGGAAGCAAGCTGAAGCGAATAGGAAGCAGGGATAA
- the LOC140037071 gene encoding uncharacterized protein isoform X3 produces MEKKRVADDHEVEPAVPVRVDRFGFVKQEQNSAEGLCRSRSASEYEREERRIRKWRKMIGVGGSDWKHYIRRKPHVVKRRIRKGIPDCLRGLVWQLISGSRDLLLMNPGVYEQLVIYETSASELDIIRDISRTFPSHVFFRQRHGPGQRSLYNVLKAYSVFDRDVGYVQGMGFIAGLLLLYMSEEDAFWLLVALLKGAVHAPMEGLYLAGLPLVQQYLYQFDHLVKEHLPKLGEHFSQEMINPSMYASQWFITVFSYSFPFHLAIRIWDVFLYEGVRIVFKVGLALLKYCHDDLVLFHCQTEVVSVSYNFVVLSLEPAHGSLMHWI; encoded by the exons atggaaaagaaaagggtggCAGATGATCATGAAGTTGAGCCAGCCGTGCCTGTAAGAGTTGatagatttggatttgtgaagCAGGAGCAAAACTCTGCTGAAGGTTTATGTAGGAGCAGATCAGCTTCTGAGTATGAAAG GGAGGAAAGAAGGATTAGAAAATGGAGGAAGATGATTGGGGTTGGAGGCAGTGATTGGAAGCATTATATTCGGAGGAAACCTCATGTTGTTAAAAGACGAATTAGAAAAGGAATTCCTGATTGCCTGAGAGGACTTGTTTGGCAGTTGATCTCAGGAAGCCGAGACCTCTTGTTGATGAACCCAGGAGTGTATGAG CAACTAGTCATTTATGAGACATCAGCTTCTGAGCTGGATATTATACGAGATATTTCACGGACGTTTCCTTCACATGTTTTCTTCCGGCAGAGGCATGGACCCGGTCAGAGATCACTTTACAATGTGTTAAAGGCATACTCTGTGTTTGACAGGGATGTTGGATATGTACAG GGAATGGGATTTATAGCAGGTCTCCTGCTTCTTTATATGAGTGAGGAAGATGCATTTTGGTTGCTGGTGGCCTTACTTAAAGGAGCTGTCCATGCTCCCATGGAAGGTTTATACTTG GCTGGACTGCCTCTTGTACAGCAGTATCTTTATCAATTTGATCACTTAGTGAAGGAGCATCTGCCAAAGTTAGGGGAGCATTTTTCTCAGGAAATGATAAACCCTAGCATGTATGCTAGCCAGTGGTTCATCACTGTTTTCTCTTATTCATTCCCATTCCATCTGGCTATTCGTATCTGGGATGTCTTTCTTTATGAG GGTGTAAGGATTGTTTTCAAAGTAGGTTTGGCTCTCTTGAAATATTGCCATGATGACCTGGTACTTTTCCATTGTCAAACTGAAGTTGTATCTGTCAGCTATAATTTTGTTGTGCTTTCACTGGAGCCAGCCCATGGGAGCCTTATGCACTGGATTTAA